The Henckelia pumila isolate YLH828 chromosome 2, ASM3356847v2, whole genome shotgun sequence genome includes a window with the following:
- the LOC140879958 gene encoding LOW QUALITY PROTEIN: serine/threonine-protein kinase CTR1 (The sequence of the model RefSeq protein was modified relative to this genomic sequence to represent the inferred CDS: inserted 1 base in 1 codon): MGMPGRRSNYTLLSQIPDETLHQPPISAAGGGVMVQQPAFYEPQSGDKNKLKMDRTSFDWDPIDQRMIQAQPPQNRIGTTAFPSSFGLQRQSSGSSFGESSISGDYYVPSLSNPEVTLGSLNDGGGELWVKSAEVSDGGGGESSSSKSWAQQTEESYQLQLVLALRLSSEATRADDPNFLDPIPDESASRASSFSASAEAISHRFWVNGHISYFDKIPDGFYSIRGMDPYVWAVCSDLQESGRMPSLESLKSIDSDAVSSVEVISVDRRGDPSLRELQNRSHNMSSSSINPKEVVDHISKLVCNHMGGATSNGEDDLISIWKESSDDLKDCLGSIVLPIGSLSIGLCRHRALLFKVLADIVGLPCRIAKGCKYCTREDASSCLVRFGLDREYLIDLVEKPGCLCEPDSLLNGPSSISISSPLRFPRFRQVEPTIDFRSLAKHYFSDFQSLNLVFDDSLSAGTVVGDNGDSKYPKHLERSHTDRNSSSPSSSNRDLPPFPANSWIKIRDKEQLLSKPSDAHNVVSSMDTAKNAIPFQNTGLLGNRDDQLFTGLKNPRISKSKEAGFVEAQVAATKSISDFPFDTEDLNIPWSDLIIKETIGAGSFGIVHRAEWNDSEVAVKILMEQDFHAERFKEFLREVAIMKRLRHPNIVLFMGAVTEPPNLSIVTEYLSRGSLYKLLHKPGAREALDEKRRLSMAFDVAKGMNYLHKRNPPIVHRDLKSPNLLVDRKYTVKVCDFGLSRLKANTFLSSKSAAGTPEWMAPEVLRDEPSNEKSDVYSFGVILWELATLQQPWGHLNPAQVVAAVAFKSKRLEIPRDINPQVAAIIEACWANESWKRPSXFQYHGIFETVDQVSRNHTTCTCRNVVTFVKVFAGFMCLTLF; encoded by the exons ATGGGAATGCCTGGAAGGCGATCGAATTACACCTTGTTGAGTCAAATTCCCGACGAAACACTGCACCAGCCGCCTATATCAGCCGCAGGTGGCGGAGTAATGGTGCAGCAGCCGGCTTTCTACGAGCCTCAATCTGGAGATAAGAATAAACTGAAGATGGACAGGACTTCATTTGATTGGGATCCGATTGATCAGAGAATGATTCAAGCGCAGCCACCGCAAAACCGGATCGGAACGACGGCGTTTCCTTCGTCTTTTGGGTTGCAGAGGCAGTCTAGTGGGAGTAGCTTTGGTGAGAGCTCTATTTCTGGAGACTATTACGTGCCTTCTCTGTCAAACCCCGAGGTGACGTTGGGTAGCTTGAATGATGGTGGCGGCGAGTTGTGGGTGAAGTCAGCGGAGGTATCCGATGGCGGTGGTGGAGAGTCGTCGTCTTCGAAGAGCTGGGCGCAGCAGACGGAGGAGAGTTACCAATTGCAACTGGTTCTTGCTCTTCGTCTCTCCTCAGAAGCTACCCGTGCTGATGACCCTAATTTCTTGGATCCTATTCCCGACGAATCCGCATCACGCGCTTCCTCTTTCTCCGCCTCCGCTGAGGCCATTTCCCATCGGTTTTGG GTAAATGGCCATATATCATACTTTGATAAAATTCCTGATGGATTTTACTCTATTCGTGGGATGGATCCCTATGTTTGGGCAGTGTGCTCTGATCTTCAGGAAAGTGGCCGTATGCCATCTCTTGAATCACTAAAATCTATTGATTCTGACGCTGTCTCTTCAGTTGAAGTGATTTCAGTTGATCGAAGAGGTGATCCCAGCTTAAGAGAGCTACAGAATCGGAGTCATAACATGTCATCTAGTAGCATCAACCCCAAGGAAGTTGTTGACCATATTTCGAAGCTAGTTTGCAATCATATGGG GGGTGCTACTTCTAATGGCGAAGATGACTTAATTTCCATATGGAAAGAGAGCAGCGATGACTTAAAAGATTGCTTGGGGTCAATTGTGCTCCCCATTGGTAGCCTGTCTATTGGGCTATGCAGACATCGTGCACTGCTATTCAAG GTTTTAGCTGATATTGTTGGCTTACCATGCCGAATCGCAAAAGGATGCAAGTATTGTACCAGAGAAGATGCTTCCTCGTGTCTTGTTCGATTTGGTCTTGACAG GGAATATCTTATTGATTTGGTTGAGAAACCAGGATGCTTATGTGAGCCTGATTCCCTGCTAAATGGGCCTTCCTCTATTTCAATTTCTTCACCATTGCGCTTTCCACGATTCAGGCAGGTGGAACCAACAATTGATTTCAGGTCACTGGCGAAACATTATTTCTCTGACTTCCAGTCCCTTAATCTCGTGTTTGATGATTCTTTATCAG CTGGAACTGTTGTTGGAGACAATGGTGATTCCAAGTATCCCAAGCACTTAGAGAGATCTCATACTGATAGAAACAGCTCTTCTCCCAGCTCAAGTAATCGTGATTTGCCGCCATTTCCCGCAAATTCGTGGATTAAGATCCGTGACAAAGAACAATTGCTTTCCAAACCATCTGACGCTCATAATGTGGTGAGCTCCATGGACACCGCCAAAAACGCGATCCCTTTCCAGAACACTGGTCTATTGGGGAATAGAGATGATCAATTATTTACTGGCTTGAAGAATCCAAGAATAAGTAAAAGTAAAGAGGCGGGGTTTGTTGAAGCACAAGTAGCTGCAACAAAATCTATTAGCGACTTTCCATTTGACACTGAAGATCTGAACATTCCCTGGAGTGATCTTATTATAAAGGAGACCATTGGGGCAG GTTCGTTTGGTATAGTTCACCGTGCCGAGTGGAATGATTCA GAAGTTGCCGTGAAAATTCTCATGGAACAGGACTTCCATGCAGAGAGATTCAAGGAATTTTTACGAGAG GTGGCAATAATGAAAAGATTGCGTCATCCAAATATTGTGCTTTTTATGGGTGCTGTAACTGAGCCCCCAAACCTGTCCATAGTGACAGAATATTTATCAAG AGGTAGTTTATACAAACTTTTACATAAACCTGGTGCAAGAGAAGCGTTGGATGAGAAACGGCGATTGAGCATGGCATTTGATGTG GCAAAAGGGATGAACTATCTTCATAAACGCAATCCACCCATTGTTCACAGAGACCTTAAATCTCCAAATCTTTTAGTTGACAGAAAGTATACAGTGAAG GTCTGCGATTTTGGTCTTTCGCGTCTAAAAGCAAATACATTTCTTTCATCAAAATCTGCCGCTGGAACT CCTGAGTGGATGGCACCTGAAGTTCTCCGTGATGAGCCATCAAATGAAAAATCAGATGTATACAGTTTCGGTGTGATCCTATGGGAGCTGGCAACATTGCAGCAACCCTGGGGTCATTTGAATCCAGCACAG GTTGTTGCAGCTGTTGCTTTCAAGTCAAAAAGGCTTGAAATTCCACGTGATATAAATCCTCAAGTTGCAGCTATAATTGAGGCCTGCTGGGCCAA TGAGTCATGGAAGCGCCCCT TTTTCCAATATCATGGAATCTTTGAGACTGTTGATCAAGTGTCCCGCAACCACACAACCTGCACGTGCAGAAATGTCGTTACTTTCGTGAAAGTTTTTGCTGGGTTCATGTGCTTAACACTATTCTGA